The DNA sequence TTTCACGATGAGGACATTGCCCGGCCTGTTCACTATTTTTACTTGGTGAGAAGGCCGGGTTTTGTTATTCAATATGGTGGTGGATCGGTGGTCGCCCCATCCTGGGATAGCCAGTTGCGTGGGGGACGAAAGTAGTGTTAGCTGGATTTCATGAATAGAACAGACGTTCGAGGAGTGGGTGAGGGTGATTCTCGTTCATCACCCCCCAACCTCACCGGAATGGACAGGGCGGAGCGCATCCGGGCGCTGCGTTCACAGATGTCCGCGATGGGCGCGGCTGTTCCACAACTGGGGGAAGGGCCTGAACAGGCTCAACTGAAACCTCCGCCCAAGGAGAGCATTGTTGCAGTTCCTGAGATCTTTTCTGGTTTCCTCCCGGGAGGAGGGCTACCCCGTAGGTCAGTGACTCTGCTCCAGGATCAACCGCTGCTGGTGGCTGAACTCCTTTCCCACATTACTGCCGGGGGCGGATATGCCGCGATGATCGGCTGGAAGGAATTCTCCTACGCCGGTGTGATCGCTGCCGGTGGTGTGCATGAGAACATCATTGCGATCCCTGATCCAGGTGCCGAACCGCTCAGTGTCGTGGCGGTGCTGTGTGAAGGATTGGATCTTGTGATTTACCGGGGGCCGGAGATCACGCTCTCCCCTGTGCGTGCGCGGCCCCTTCTGGGCAGGCTCCGCAAGGGAACCGCCACGCTGTTGATGGTGGGCACCCGGGTGCAGACACCGGCGGTGACGGTAGAGGCGGACATCACGAACTACCTGGGTATAGGTGCGGGGGAGGGGCGTATCCGTGGCATAGAAATGCTGATCCGGGTAACCGTCAAGGGACAGGCACCGGCGAGCGGGACAGTGATGATTGGCGGATCCGGGGAAAGCGAACCCCTCCCTGCCCAGAAGAAGAGAACAACCCTCAGGGTCGTGTGAGGAAGCATCATGCGCATCATGGCACTGTGGTTTCCTGATTGGCCGGTGCAGGCGGTGCGCTTGAACAGGGAGGATACCGAGGAACAGGGGCAGCCCCTTGCTATTGCAGCACACCACCGGATCAAGGTATGCGGGCATTCCGCCCGCAGACGAGGTGTTCGACGTGGAATGAAAGTTCGCCAGGCACAGGCTGTCTGTCCCGAACTCACCGTTGTGGAAGATGATCCTGAACGCGATGCCCGCCTGTTCGAGGGGATTGTTGCATCCCTCGGGGAAGTGGCCCCAAGCGTCGAGGTGCTCCGGCCCGGACTGGTGGTCATCTCCGCCGACGCAGCTGCCCGCTACCACGGTTCAGAGGAGATTGCGGCCCAGATGTTGATCAGTGCTGCTTCCCTGCCGGGCGTGGATATCGTTGCGGGGATTGCGGATGAGATCAATACAGCAGTAATAGCCACCCGCGTGGCGGATGGCGGGGTGGTGGGGGACGGGGCGTCGATAAGCTTTCTGCGTGCGCAACCCCTCGGGGTGCTGGTGGCGGAGGAAGCCCTGGGATGTGCGCGGGAGGTGGTGGATGCCCTGGGTGATCTCGGGATCCAGACCCTTGGTGACCTGGCAGATCTTCCCGTGGGTTCGGTTGCCACCAGGTTCGGCAATCCCGGTCTGCGATGCCACGATATCGCGACCGCCCGGCAGGCACGCACAGTCGCACCGCCGATCGATCATGTGGATTGGGAGGTCTCGCATGTGCCGGGTGATCCGATCCAGCGGATAGATGTGGCTGCCTTTATGGCACGTAACCTGGCGGTGCAGCTGCATGCACGTCTGGCGGAAGCCGGTGTGGTGTGTCAATTGCTGAAGGTGACAGCTGATTTCACCGATGGAACCAGCAACAGTCGACTGTGGCGCACCACCGAACTTCTGACGGAGGCAGCAACGGCGGATCGTGTGCGGTGGCAATTGGATGGTTGGCTGACGGCGCGCGGCGTGACCGATGAGGACGATCAGGGTGGGATCACCGCGTTGTGGCTGACCCCATTGGAATGCGTTCCCCCGGCGGTGGCCAGTGACGGGCTGTGGGACACCGGCACCAGCCAGCGCGCCGTTGCCCGGCAGGTGATTGAGCGGGTGCAGTCCACCCTGGGGATCACCGCCGTGCTGCAACCCGTGCCCACTGGGGGCCGGGGGATAGCGGAGGGCATCACCCTGGTGCCATTTGGGGACAAACCGGACCAGGTGCGGAATCCAGAGGGTACGTGGAGTGGCCGACTGCCAGCACCGTTGCCGGCCCGCTTGGGAGGCGGTATCAACCACCCGGCCTCCCAGGTGGTGCTGATCAGCGCCACCGGCACACCGGTATCAGTGACCGCCGAGGTGCTACTCAATGACGCACCCTATGCACTGGGGTGGGGCGCCCGCCGTTATCTCGTGACCGGGTGGGCGGGACCCTGGCCGGTGGATGATCACTGGTGGGCAGGCGATGGGCAGCGATATGCCCGCCTCCAGGTGGTGGGGCGGGCTGTTGACCAGGAGGCCGGGCTGGGTGCCTGGCTGCTGATCTGGATGAAAGGCAGATGGAGAATTGAAGCTATCTACTAACGCCGGAGATGTATCGGCTTAATTGGCGAGGACATCAACAACCAGACGGTGTGGATCCTGCAGCACCGTCACCGAGTAGGGGTGCTCGGAGTCCAGACCGATCACGAACTGGGAGCGGCCCTCGAAAGTCCCGGCGCTGATGACTTCCGTGACCAGGCTGCCGGTGCCCTGCACGGTGCCGATCTGTGGATCTTCCATATTCAGATCGAAGGGGTAGACGGTGCCGTCAATGTTGATGTTCAAGGCGGTTGCACCCTCATAATTGATGGTGTTTCCGCTGCCCTGCTGGGTGGGTGTGGTCGTGTAATCCATGAACCAGCCCGGCTCACCCTCACCAATGAGGTCAAAGACCACACGGTCAAAACCCGCATGCGATCCGGTTCGAACATCGGTCACTAAAAGCTGTGCCGGAACCTCTGGGCGCAGTGTTTTCATACTCATGTCAGCGGAGCCGAGCGGGGTCGGTCCTGCCGAGGCGGTGTCTGTGGTTGATTCCCCATCCGCCGTGGCGACCATCGTCTGGGTGGGGGACCCATCTGCCTGGGTGTCCTGGGTCCCGCAACCGGCAAGGGTGAGGGCACTGATACCCAGAACAGCCATGCCGGTTAATTTGAAGCGCGGTTGAGTAATGAATGGTCGCTGCACAATCATCCTCACACCGTAACCTCCAGGGGTGCCTCTGACCTAAGCGAAAGGATGGGTTGGGGTGGATTGTGAACGAATCGTTGTAAAGGCAGCGAAGAAAGCTCAGCGCTGCTCCAGTTTTTACCATCCACCCCTTGTCTCCGACGACTGGGAAACCGGGCAATGATCTCTTCCAGGCTCTAAGAGTCCTCGTGGTGGCAGAAATCCCCATGTCAGAACAATCTGACACGGGGATTTCAGTGACTCTTGATGCGAGGGGGGAGCCTATCGTCGCATGATCTTCTTCGATAGCCAGTTGCCCAGCAGCTGGGCTGCCTGGACGATGATCACGATGACCAGGACGGCCACGTACATGACTTCGTTGTCGAAGGCGCGGTAACCGTAGACGATGGCGAAATCACCGAGACCACCGCCACCGATATAACCGACCATGGCGGACATGTCCACGATGGCGATGAACAGGAAGGTGTAACCCAGCACCAGTGGTCCCAGCGCTTCGGGGATGATCACCGTGCGGATGATGGTCAGTGGGCTGGCACCCATTGCGCGCGCGGCTTCGATCACGCCGGGATCAATGGTGACCAGGTTCTGTTCCACGATTCGTGCCACGGAGAACATCGCAGCCACCACCATCACGAAGATGCCGGCATCACGGCCGATGGATGTGCCCATCACCGCGATGGTCAGCGGTTTCATGGCCACGATCAGGATGATGAAGGGGATCGGGCGGACGAAGTTCACCAGCACGTTCAGGACTGTGTAGACAGCCTTGTTCTGCAGGATGCCGCCGGCGCGGGTGGTGTAGAGCAACAGGCCCACCACGAGACCGAGGAAACCTGAGACCACCATGGTGATGGCCACCATGAAGAGGGTGTCCAGGATGGCGTCGCGGAAGGTGCCGCCCAGGCGGTCCCAATCGGCGGCCATGATCATCTGGTTCATCGGGTGATCTCCTTGATGGTCGTGGTGCGGGTGAGGGACCGGTAGAATTCTTCGATCGCTGCCTGATCGCCGTTCAGGCGGACGGTGATTTTGCCGAATGACTGCTGCTGCAGGGTGGTCACGCCACCGTGCACCACGTTGATCGACACACCATTGTCAGCTGCGGTGGCGGAAGCCGCGAAGAAACCGGAATCCTCGGTGAGGTCGACGGTGAAGAGTCGGCCCTCATGGGAGAGGAGATCCTCTGCCTCCACCATGTCCGGGGTATTGCGCAGGGCGGTGGCCACAAACCGCTGGGCCACGTTGGTCTGCGGGTTGGAGAAGACATCGTAAACGCTGCCGTATTCGACGACCCGGCCAGCCTCCATGACGGCAACCTTATCGGCGATGGAGCGCACCACCTCCATCTCGTGGGTGATCACCACGATGGTGATGCCCAGTTCCTTATTCACCTTGCGCAGGAGTGCCAGGACTTCCTGGGTGGTTTCGGGGTCGAGGGCGGAGGTTGCTTCGTCGGCAAGCAGCAGGGAGGGGTTGGTGGCGAGCGCACGCGCGATGCCCACGCGCTGCTTCTGTCCACCGGAGAGCTGTTCGGGGTAGTTCTTGCCCTTGTCGGACAATCCGACGAACTCGAGCATCTCCTTCACGCGGGCCTTGCGCTGTGCCTTGTCCATCTTCGCCAGCTGCAGAGGGTATTCGACATTGCCCTCGGCGGTGCGGGACTGGAAGAGGTTGAACTGCTGGAAGATCATG is a window from the Corynebacterium faecale genome containing:
- a CDS encoding Y-family DNA polymerase is translated as MALWFPDWPVQAVRLNREDTEEQGQPLAIAAHHRIKVCGHSARRRGVRRGMKVRQAQAVCPELTVVEDDPERDARLFEGIVASLGEVAPSVEVLRPGLVVISADAAARYHGSEEIAAQMLISAASLPGVDIVAGIADEINTAVIATRVADGGVVGDGASISFLRAQPLGVLVAEEALGCAREVVDALGDLGIQTLGDLADLPVGSVATRFGNPGLRCHDIATARQARTVAPPIDHVDWEVSHVPGDPIQRIDVAAFMARNLAVQLHARLAEAGVVCQLLKVTADFTDGTSNSRLWRTTELLTEAATADRVRWQLDGWLTARGVTDEDDQGGITALWLTPLECVPPAVASDGLWDTGTSQRAVARQVIERVQSTLGITAVLQPVPTGGRGIAEGITLVPFGDKPDQVRNPEGTWSGRLPAPLPARLGGGINHPASQVVLISATGTPVSVTAEVLLNDAPYALGWGARRYLVTGWAGPWPVDDHWWAGDGQRYARLQVVGRAVDQEAGLGAWLLIWMKGRWRIEAIY
- a CDS encoding AMIN-like domain-containing (lipo)protein, whose translation is MAVLGISALTLAGCGTQDTQADGSPTQTMVATADGESTTDTASAGPTPLGSADMSMKTLRPEVPAQLLVTDVRTGSHAGFDRVVFDLIGEGEPGWFMDYTTTPTQQGSGNTINYEGATALNINIDGTVYPFDLNMEDPQIGTVQGTGSLVTEVISAGTFEGRSQFVIGLDSEHPYSVTVLQDPHRLVVDVLAN
- a CDS encoding methionine ABC transporter permease, which gives rise to MNQMIMAADWDRLGGTFRDAILDTLFMVAITMVVSGFLGLVVGLLLYTTRAGGILQNKAVYTVLNVLVNFVRPIPFIILIVAMKPLTIAVMGTSIGRDAGIFVMVVAAMFSVARIVEQNLVTIDPGVIEAARAMGASPLTIIRTVIIPEALGPLVLGYTFLFIAIVDMSAMVGYIGGGGLGDFAIVYGYRAFDNEVMYVAVLVIVIIVQAAQLLGNWLSKKIMRR
- a CDS encoding methionine ABC transporter ATP-binding protein — encoded protein: MSTPASSPHPGTRVEFRGVTKVFTNNKNAETVALDDVTLTVEPGEVIGIIGYSGAGKSTLVRMINGLDTPTSGSLLLDGTDIVTMPEAKLRKLRSRIGMIFQQFNLFQSRTAEGNVEYPLQLAKMDKAQRKARVKEMLEFVGLSDKGKNYPEQLSGGQKQRVGIARALATNPSLLLADEATSALDPETTQEVLALLRKVNKELGITIVVITHEMEVVRSIADKVAVMEAGRVVEYGSVYDVFSNPQTNVAQRFVATALRNTPDMVEAEDLLSHEGRLFTVDLTEDSGFFAASATAADNGVSINVVHGGVTTLQQQSFGKITVRLNGDQAAIEEFYRSLTRTTTIKEITR